The genomic segment AGAGTCACTTACACTGTTTTATCTGAACTATAATAGAAAGTACAGTGTAATTCAGCACACATCCAATGACAACGTAGACAACAAGGCAATTGTATTTATCATGAACACGACACACAAATTAACTAGAACGTTCAACTATGCActtatttgaatttgtaaaataCGACTAAATAAGGAAAAGAGCGTAGCCgctttctgcttttttttcctcgtcAGCATAATTTAAAATAACTTGTAAACGTGAACAATTTCCAACAGTGTTaaagaaagtaataaaagagGACGCAGTAATCAAAGCTCCTTAGATCTTTAAAAATATCTTATCTAAGCCACATCGGAATATGACGGAAACACGTCCATTCaatcatgtaaaaatgtgtatgtttttgtagcTATAAAACAGTGCTTTCAGTGTTGTgaagggcgtgtgtgtgtgtgtgtgtgtgaatttcacACACACGAAGAACCTGCGGCCTCCGCGACCTGGTGATTCTGCTGAGACCAGCGCAAAAATAGCAGCCACCTGTTTTTGTCTTGAATGACAAGTTTCATAAACGGCGAAATTCATGAAACACTCTTTTCAGAccctaaagaaaacaaaaaaaaaaacactctgaaaGGAGCTTCCCTGAGGGAGTCCTTGTTCTTCATCCAGAGGATTTAGGGTGACTCGGGAACACCAATGATGTTCAACGCAACAGCAATAAGAAAAAACTGTATTATAGCACATCTTGgtcataaaattaaaatcaaagtctttgtttgtatttaccTCAGTGGTTCTCAGCCTGCTAGTCAGGATGCCTAGAGAGTCATgaggtgatttatttatttacggtAAAAAAAccttattcttgtaaaattgtgaatatttttgatcCTATGAAcactacaaataaacattttcttcatttcatttcacctcGTGCCTTGTCCGTCAGTATCCCTGACTCTCACGGGCTGAGAACTGCTGtacttgaaataaaaaataaaaataaaaaaaagacttgccTACGTTCTAAAGCAAAATGAAAGGTAAAGTGTAGTGTATTGAAGCTTTTGGCTTCTATGGCAGGTTAGACATTTACAATCTGGGATCATGCAGTAGcaccactgttgtttttttaatgaggtcacttcctgtctgctggtctctcacttcctcctccGGCCACAGTAGCTGCCCTGACAGCTGGCACCTAAATAGCAGAAGAGAGGAAATGACTCTTCCCTTAAATTGTGCAGTTAGAAATAAATTGCTATTATAACTCTGctattttcatttctttaaagtACAATGCAACAGCTTACAGTATTATTGTTTGTTACCTCTGTAGCCGCTAGATCCTAGTAAGGCCTGCATGGCTGCATATTTGGCCGCCTTCTGTGCTTTGGCTATGAGGGAAAGAAGAAAGTAAAACGGAAAGTTACTCGTCAAATACTCAGGTTATAAAAGCATACGTGACTTTAAGTGAAGTGGGGTTAACTTGTTTGAGGtactgacccagagtcagagcTCTTATGTACTCTTATGTACAAAAGCCTCATCTGGTACAACTCATGGCCACTTAAGTCTGTGACATCTTATGAATATGTTCACCGCTTCATGTCATTGTTGGACAACCTTTTCTAACCAACatgtgaagtttgtaaactctCAATcaaaccaaattccatagacaaaatcagcatttttatccTACGGGGACCTTTGACCTGCAGgtctgaagtcacaaaatagtttAGTTTATCATGTGAAATCGCTATCTTTTTCtttagactttggtgtgggaaatGAGTGATTTACAAATTGACATAAACTTCAGTATTTTTAAGATTCATGGCCATCATTTATGGGGATGATTAGAGAACTAATTCACTTTTGTCTGGGTGACAAAATGCATCAGcaaaattgtgttattttaaaaagacagcATCAAACTGATATGGGTATCAGTAGATTATAATAGTATAATTATTAGAGCATGCAAATGagttttcttacatttttgcCCGGCCCCTGTATATCCTTGaagacaataacaaaaaaagggaaaaactcATCATTAACAACTAATAACAGTTTTGTCAAGTCATCATTTGACGTGCCAGAAATGACAAGAATGCAAAATATACCAAGTAAGGTCTCACATACTTTTTACATGCctacatgtttttaattataacATATTCTCTGCAGAGAAGTCTTACCTGAATATCCTCCACCAGCTCCCCCAACATAGCCGGGGCCGACTCCCCCTGCTGGAACAGTGGACATATTACAGTCTGCATGACACATTGCAACTCTCTCGCTCTGCGCTCTGAATATAAAGAGTGCACGAGTTGTCGAATCTAAAACGATTCAATTAAATTGATTAAACTAAGAGACCTGGTACGCTGCCGACTCCTCCTGCTCCCTGACCTGCTCCTGCaggtcctccagctcctccgaTGCCTAAACACGCAAATGCagtattaacatttaaaaatgttacctatttttaattttttttaatctcataaacaCCAGACAGTTGTTTGACATTTCCCTGTATGAACTAGAAACTCACCTGTGCCGCCTCCAGCGACACTGCCTGTCCCTGCACTAGGAATCCTTCCTCCTCCAACACCTGAACACAGGTGTGGTTGACATATATTAATGATTGACAAGTCATTTGTCTTATGATATTATTGGTAGTGCTAGTTATCAGTAATTGTAATAGTAATCTTATGTACTTATTTATATCCGTAAGAACAGAAACTCACCTGGTCCGTAGCTGGATCCACCCAACTGTGAGCCATAACCAGATTTAGAAGGTTTCCTTGACCCAATTGCTTGTCCACTGGGCCCAAATCCAACCCCCCCCTGCCCAGTTCCAGTGCTAACTGGGCCATAACCACCAGGTCCAGCACCACCAGGTCCATAACCACCAGGTCCAGCACCACCAGGTCCATAACCACCGGGTCCGTAACCACCAGTTCCGGCCCCACCGGGTCCGTAACCACCAATTCCGGCCCCACCGGGTCCGTAACCACCAGGTCCAGCTCTACCAGGTCCGTAACCACCAGTTCCAGCACCACCAGGTCCAGCACCCCCTGGCCCGTAACCATAGGGGCCTGTTCCAGTTCCACCAGGGCCCactcctgcacctcctcctaATACCCCTGCTTCAAGACAACAAAGCATATTCATGTATGAACATTCTGCATAAGCAAAATCGCACTCCTTTTATTATCTACACATCGCTACAAGCAATAAAAACTGTTTAACAATACAAATACTTAATGATGTAATATAACTCTTTTATAAACTTTGTTCTTTAAATTGGCAAAGCTAACCCTACATAGACTACATATTTAGTGAAAACCCTCACCTGTACCATACCCTGCTCCTCCATAACCTGGAAAGGGATGAGAAAAGGTACAttaaactattttttatttatttttataattcatttcttgtctttcttcttgTATGATCCAATACTTACCAGATTTAgcaggttttctttttcctaaTCCTTGCCCCCCTGTTCCTGTGCCGGCACCTCCTGGTCCGAAACCTGTTCCTATGCCGGCGCCTCCTGGTCCGAAACCTGTTCCTGTGCTGGCTCCTCCTGGTCCGAAACCTGTTCCTGTGCCAGCGCCTCCTGGTCCGAAACCAGTTCCTGTGCCGGCGCCTCCTGGTCCGAATCCTGTTCCTGTGCCAGCGCCTCCTGGTCCGAAACCTGTTCCTGTGCCGACGCCTCCTGGTCCGAAACCAGTTCCTGTGCCGGCGCCTCCTGGTCCGAATCCTGTTCCTGTGCCGGCGCCTCCTGGTCCGAAACCTGTTCCTGTGCCACCTGGTCCGAAACCTGTTCCTGCGCCGGCACCTCCTGTTCCTGTGCCACCTGGTCTGAAACCTGTTCCTGTGCCGGTGCCGCCTGGTCCGTAGCCTCCTGTGCCAGTACCTCCTGGTCCGAAGCCACCTGTTCCTGTGCCTGTGCCTCCAGGCCCAAAACCACCAGGCCCATACCTGCCAGGTCCAGTGCCTGTTCCACCAAGTAAAGTTcctgcacatttaaaaagttaatACGTTTTTAATATTCCATAGCTAGTGTTTACACAGAACTTCAGAGTTCAAGCATAGAAGACGTGTGTCATATGTGTAGTGATTAGGTTGTTACATGGCATAATGTAAGATTAACATACATTCAGTACATACTTATTTATCaaatgttgttaatgttgaAGTTACAGGGTAATTATACCTGATTTGGATGGTTTTCTTGCCTTTCCTAGTCCTTGACCTCCAGCAGTATATACACCAGGAATGCCCCCTGATCCACCAGCTCCATAGCTGCCTGGTCCTGTGCCAACACCACCTGGTCCAGTGCCAACACCACCTGGTCCATAACCACCTGGTCCTGTGCCAACACCACCTGGTCCATAACCACCTGGTCCTGTGCCAACACCACCTGGTCCTGTGCCAACACCACCTGGTCCGGTGCCAACACCACCTGGTCCATAACCACCTGGTCCTGTGCCAACACCACCTGGTCCGGTGCCAACACCACCTGGTCCATAACCACCTGGTCCTGTGCCAACACCACCTGGTCCATAACCACCTGGTACAGAGCTACCAGGTCCATAACTACCAGCACCAGGCCCAAAACCAGGTCCAGTCCCATAGCCACTAGGTCCTACCCGCGTACCATCAGGCCTTATTCCATAAcctataaaaaataataagtgagtttctttctttctttttttgtaaagcaaTCTCTGAGAATAATCATCTTACTTTTTGGTGGTTTGCCACTGCCAGTACCCAGAGCTGAACCTGTGCCATACCTGGAACCTGCAAAACAGAGCATGTTTAAATTGGATCCATTTCCGTTGTATCAAAACAATTTTTTAATTCCTTTTATAAAGGTCAACGTACCACCGGGACCCACACCACCACCGTAACCCCCGAGTCCTCCACCGACTCCACCAGGTCCCACTCCACCTCCGGCTCCTGCACCTACacttccaggaccaattccaaCCCCAAGTGTTCCAGTTCCGCCAggaccaccaacaccaccaatGCCTCTGCCTCCATAGCCTCCAGGTCCAGCTCCATATCCTCCAGGTCCGGCTCCATATCCGCCAGGTCCGGCTCCATATCCACCAGGTCCGGCTCCATAACCTCCTGGCCCAACTCCATAACCGCCGGGTCCAACCTGGCCTCCGCCTCCCAGAGCTCCATATGCTGATGGAAAGTTAAAGACAATCCATGTGTCTTTCATCGCTGAAGTATTTGTTTCATTATGGAGATCAATTAAATTTTATAGACAGCTTTTAGAACCTTTGCTTGCTTTTCCTGTTCCAACTCCAGCTCCAACTGGATAACGTAATCCTGagaaggacaaaaaaagaacacattgaATTGGACTTTTTGGTTTTCATTCACATCTGCAATTCAGATGGCAAAAGAGAATGTAAGTTAGCGTACCTCCACCTGGCAAAACTCCAGCTCCACCAGCACCGTAGCCTTTGGTAGATAATATGTTAGGGTGAGGGTGAATATGTGAATGCAATATAGGCAATAGTATCAGTGTTTAACGTCATAGCAACTCACTTTTTCCAGGTTTAAGAGTTCCTGCTCCTACTCCAGGAACCAACCCTGCTCCTCCAGGACCACCTCCAACTCCTCCAGATGCAGCTCCAACACCAGTGGGACCACCTCTAACTCCTATGACAGTACTGACTCCACCAGGTCCACCCCCTGCAGCAGTCCCATCAGCTAAGAAAGcaatttaaatatctttttcatttttctggaTGAATTATGGTACACGGTTTTCAATTTTGAATGGTGGCAAATGTAAGACGGGTCATAATTATAGCTTTAAAATCAACACCTTTGAGTGGTTTTAGTGTTCCTCCTACTCCACCAGTTGCGTTACTTGGTCCAACTCCAGTTCCACTACCTGAAACCCCACCTGCTCCTCCTACACTAGTAGGACCCCCTCCAACTCCTATGCCAGTGCCTCTTGAACCGTCTCTCTCACCATCAGGGcctccctctccatctcctTCACCTGGTGTGTCACCTCTGGGTACACCTGCAGAggagacacgcgcacacacacacacacacacacacaaagacaccaaAAGCCGTATTTTAGCTAAGGATTAAAAACTAGAATCGAGAACAGAGTCATAGATGTTTGACATCTGAACGTTAAGATCTAGATTTACTCTGCTCACCTGGAGGTTTGAGAGGTTTGGCTCCAGGCAGTGTTCCTCTTGAGAGATCATCAACAGAACCTTAGAAACAAAGTGCATCCCTTCGtgatcattatttattcatcttctaTGTCTATGTGTTGAATTCTCACCATAAAGAAATGTGGCTGCTTTCTTATGTCCATAAAGTCCATAATGTTCCTCATTAAGTGCTTggttatgtactgtatgtggctgGTGCTAAATCTCACCTCCAGAGGGATTTCTAGGAAGTTCTGGCATCAGTTTTACGTCTTATACATCTTAATATATTTCAATCCTGTATCCTGTAATCCTAACCCACAATATGGCAGATTTTATGGTGAAATCATGCCCATGCTAATTCAAAGTCtgctgtatataataataataagctttGTTAACCTTTCACTAGCAGCATCAGGATACTTATGTAATGCAGTCACAGAGTAGAGAACAAGTGCTTTTTAACACAGGTATATTCAATTGATTAAATTTAGAAATaggtttgtttgctttatttgaATAGATTagtgtcttttttaaaatgaatattgtgGCCTATCAAAAAGCTATTGAAACTAATGGATACACATGTATTATgcgccaaataaaaaaaaatattggactATTTTAGAGAAAAGCTTTCAAGAAAAACAAGATTATATGGATcttaaggggggaaaaaaagtttgttttcattattttacacaCTCAAGTTCAGAAGAGAATTGTGACCGTGTAATACACTGTGTATTGTAAATGACTGCTTGGTCCACTGTCCACACCTAAATCTAAATCTAGAAAACTTTCAACCAACCACAGGCACAAGTGCGCTGTGTTCACAGATAATCATGCATGGCTTTGAAAATGATGGACACTGACCTGGTACGTCGGTCCCATTGATTGCTGTTTGTATAAAGATGATTGAAAGAAAAATCagtcacattttcattcatgctACAACACCTTTGCATTGTATTAATATgcatttgtatttacatgtagTTTAACACGGACAAGAATACCTGGTTTCGCTCCAATGATGGGGATTCCCGTTCCACTCAGCCCATCTCGAGCGCCACCGTCCACTGGTCTGCCAGCCACACCTCCTGTGTCAgtattaatataattaatatataatatatattaatataagaTATATTAATATATCTTTCATACATGACATCTTGATATTATCCTTATTTTTATAGGAATCTGCAGGAGTCTAAATTTGAACACACCTTCTCCAGTGCTTCCAGAACCCTCTATCACGCTGCCAGTGGCACCATCGCCTGgaataaagtattttttacaCTTCGTGTTAtgcatatttgacattttaatggaaTCTAAATGTATTACTGTGTTAATATGTGACTGAATGTGATTTTAATCTCACAGTGCTGAacagatactgtatgtaccTTCTGGTGTGGGAGATGGTGTTCCTCCAGCACCTCTTTCACCCCCAGGTCCTCCTAATGCAGATGTGACAGATTATTGCACATAGTTTATCTCACAGATTATCTAACAAGTGAATAATTTATGATTTTCTAATCCTTCAAACAGGATTTTACCACTGGGCCCAGATGTTGTCCTTGCACCGCCGCTAGTGCCGGTGCCATTCGCTGAAACACCAGTGCCGTTCCCCGTGGCTGCTCCTCCAACACCCGTGCCCGCTGCTCCTCCAACACCCGTGCCCGCTGCTCCTCCAACACCCGTGCCCGCTGCTCCCCCGGGTGTAACTCCACCAGGTTGCACTACAGTTTATAAAATCAAGGTAAATAATGACTACTTCTCCAATTCAGGCATTTATATAGAATATTCTGCTGGACAAACTACGCCTTACCATACTTTGGGGCTTTAGATCCAGCTGTGCCATAGCCTGAGGATCACAGTAAATGAGACATTGCAGTTGATTATTGAATTTTTCTTTTACCAAAGAGAAGGATTTTGTCTATGGCAGGTACTTTTGTAAGtatgtaaatgtgatttttgtgaaTTGTGAAGCAGGAAAAGGTTTGACCTAATAATCTGACCAGTATTTCAGGACGGAATAACAATGCAGTGAATGAGGGACTTGTTGCTGCAGGTCAATGAAGAAACGTTACATGGGATTTGATATGAAGCAAGTCTCACATCTAAACATTCAACATATCTACAATACTTGttagaaatgttgaaattcTGCAAATCAGGAACTCATTTTACTCATTCTGCAATGTATAATACTTAAGCAACAAGTACCACACCTTGACCTATACCCCAggttaatataaaaatgttttactgcgaggaaagcattattattatgtaattaaTGGACAAAAATTGACAGTTTGATACCGTATTTAGCAGCTTTTGATCCAGGTCCATAtcctgtaaataaaacatataattTAATAAACATTAAGACAAGATTTAGGTACAGTTTGTATTTGGCAAATGGTATCATCAAACCTGTTCCATATCCAGCCCCTGGTCCTGTACCATAGCCTCCACCAGGTCCATAACCAGCACCAGGTAAAGTTCCATATCCACCAGGTCCATAGCCACCGGGTCCATATCCTGTTCTTCCAGTTCCTAGAGCTCCTCCAGTCCCAGGGCCGTAGCCACCTGCTGCCGGGCCACCAAATCTTGCATCCAGACCAGATCCTGGAGCTCCACCACCACCAGGAAGCCCTGCAGTGGGAAACAAAGGTGTGGTGTAGCTTAAAATATTGTTCAAGAAATCCTCCCACTCTAACAAAGACTTTTCTTGCATGAAAGTAGTAacaaaaaatagttttattgtttttatgagatttaatGCACATCACAGTCAAATCACAGTTTTAGTTTTATCTTAACCGACAGTTTAAGTGTCTTAAAAATAGATGTGTTGTAACAAACatcaaattattatttgaaCCTAATTATGAACCCTTATATTGTCAATAATCACTGCATACGGCATGTTTTTTTCCAATACGTTCAACCCcaaaaatattgaataattCGTATATCGCACCGTAAATGAGAGATCCCCCAGGATATCCTATGAGAAAAACATTAGAGATTAAAATATGTGTACACAGTTCTCGATCCGTTGGCTATCAGGTGAAGGTGTAGTTAGGGTAAAGGAAAATGTAAACTCTACATTTCCTTTACTTAACCTTAACTTCATCAGTGTGTTATTAAGTAATGCactgagaaagaagaagagcCTTAAACAATATCTTGATTTGCAGATATGATCCAGAACTGTTCATTCAGTCTAATTGAGTATTTCTGATAAGGCCTTTGAAGGCTGCAGTATCTGTGTAAATAATACTAcagttttatataaaaaaatgaattgaaaacATGAATTACTTACTATAACATACATATTTCTATTGGTTTGTTTCAGAGGAAATGTTTTTGCTGTATGTACCTCCAGCGCCGCCCGGCCCAAAGCCTCCTGGTCCACCTCCGGTTACAACACCAGTGCCAGGTCCACCACCAGTTCCCAATCCTGCTCCAGGTCCACCACCTGTTGTTTGTGCACCTCTACCGGGGACGCCTCCTCCTACTCCAAGCCCAAGTCCTCCAGTACCCAGTGCACCTCCGGCCCCTCCAGGCAAACCTGCAGcattttattcaaaaatgtaaactgataacacacacattttaggTTGGATTTTGATAAGACGTTCACTCAGTTAACAGAGCTTTTACTAAGGGACCGTCAATAAATGCACATTTGGGTAGAAATTAACTGCATTGACTACAAAACAATCCCACATTTGTAGTCAATGTTACTACCATTCACAAACAGGACACACCCCTTTTATTGGAGTTTGGTGCTGCCTATGTTACTTATTTATTGTAATAGAGTCACTGTCATGTGACCCACTGAATCCTAATcatatatgattgtcttgctaCCTTAAATAAACTGAGTACATATCTTTATTATTGAATTTGAATAGATTTGATAATGGTCATAAGACcaggtaataaaaaaactaatattTCCATCCCATTTTTGAAAATAGTTTCTCACCATATTTGCGGGCTTTGGCACCAGCATAACCTGCAAAATACATACGCAAACAAATTTGAATTAGTTAGCATTGGTTATTAGCCAGTGGATCTACATATGTATATTGTTTCTATATCATTAGCTTTCATCCTACCTCCAGGTCCATAACCTGTACCAGCTCCACCAGGTACGACTCCCCCTGCAGGTCCATAACCTGTACCAGCTCCACCGGGTACGACTCCCCCTCCAGGTCCATAACCTGTACCAGCTCCACCGGGTACGACTCCCCCTGCAGGTCCATAACCTGTACCAGCTCCACCGGGTACGACTCCCCCTGCAGGTCCATAACCTGTACCAGCTCCACCGGGTACGACTCCTCCTGCAGGTCCATAACCTGTACCAGCTCCACCGGGTACGACTCCTCCTGCAGGTCCATAACCTGTACCAGCACCTCCTGGTCCATAACCTGTACCAGCTCCACCAGGTCCGACTCCTCCTGGTCCATAACCAGTACCAGTGCCACCAGGTACAACTCCTCCCGCAGGTCCATAACCAGTACCAGTGCCACCAGGTACAactcctcctccaggtccatAACCAGTACCAGTGCCACCAGGTCCATAACCTGTACCGGCACCCCCAGGTCCGAATCCACCTGGTCCATAACCCGCACCGCCTGGTCCATAACCAGTACCAGTACCACCTGGACCTCCTAGTGCGCCACTTAACATTCCTATGAGGGAGTAATAATATCTTTGATATCCAACAACAATTCAGTTCCACAgttttttagtttgtgttgttcttACCATATTTACGAGCTTTGGCATTGGCATCATAACCTGCAACACAGATAAAGTTGCTTTATATTTgcctgtgtctttgttttgaaaCTTTTATGTTAATAGTGTATCTCAAGCCGCTTATCTTGATAAATGTTTTGCTACACTCTCTAAAACATTAAATCTTACCCCCAGGTCCTGTTCCAAGTCCTGTTCCAGGTCCTCCTGATCCAGTTCCAGCACCACCTGGCCCATATCCAGTTCTACCAGGCCCGTAACCAGCTCCTCCCAGGCCAGTTCCAGCACCACCAGGAATAAGGCCACCTGACCCAGTGCCGACACCACCTGGCCCGTAACCGACCCCAGTACCAGGTCCTACACCTGTGGCGACTCCAGCTCCTCCCCCTGGTCCTCTGCCTCCAAGACCTCCAATCGTACCAGTGCCTGCGCCGCCTGGACCAAAACCATAGCCGCCACCCGGTCCACCAGTCCCTAAGCCAGTACCCAGCCCTGTGCCGAGGCCAACTCCGGCTCCTCCACCTGGTCCCCCTCCTCCCAGGCCTGTCTGACCTGGGGAGATTAAAGGTGCTTGTATCATAGCAACAAACTAAATGGTTTTTGAAtgcacattatttattatttgtaaacGTATGTTTCACCATATTTGCGTGCTTTGGCCGAGCCAGGACCGTAACCTGTGGAACAAACATGCcttaatgttaatatttcacATAAAAATACCTTTCTGTAGACATAGAGAAAGAATTGAGGTGTATTAAATTACAGTGTAAAAGATATGAACAGCAAAAAAAGAGTACACCTGGGCTGCAGTGTAAAATATACCTAGTAGCTGCTTAATTTGTGTAAAAAGTGTTACTTTCACTGGAAATATTAATTTCATACCTGGGTGGGGTTGTCCCTGAAAATCTGCTGATTATACAAAATTAACTGATTCACCTCAACTTTATGGTTTCCAAAGGCAGAGTTCCTCTCACCAGTAGGGTTGCTgctttacatatttatttccaTAACTTTCCAGGCTACTTTCCGAAAggtaatacttttttttaacctcaacAGATTCTGACCTGATAAAAGTGCACTACTCCAGATTTACCTAATCCAGGCCCACCACCAGTTCCAAATCCTGGTCCACCACCTGTTCCGACTCCACCTCCAAATCCTGGGCCGCCACCTGTTCCGACTCCACCTCCAAATCCTGGTCCGCCACCTGTTCCGACTCCACCTCCAAATCCTGGTCCGCCACCTGTTCCGACTCCACCTCCAAATCCTGGTCCGCCACCTGTTCCGACTC from the Solea solea chromosome 4, fSolSol10.1, whole genome shotgun sequence genome contains:
- the elnb gene encoding elastin b: MMCPPTAGGPGGKTGNKASKQVPGIGVPGLYQGGFVPGQGFGGRGVLPGVATGTGVGPQTGSAQLGQGGVGPGGAGNGRGQQMPGVFHGYPLISPKAGSGKTKNPAKLAAKYGGAGAGQGGALGGGAGRFPGGGAGATPGIGGGLGTGGGPGFGGGGPGFGVGVGTGGGPGFGGGVGTGGGPGFGGGVGTGGGPGFGGGVGTGGGPGFGGGVGTGGGPGFGGGVGTGGGPGFGGGVGTGGGPGFGGGVGTGGGPGFGTGGGPGLGYGPGSAKARKYGQTGLGGGGPGGGAGVGLGTGLGTGLGTGGPGGGYGFGPGGAGTGTIGGLGGRGPGGGAGVATGVGPGTGVGYGPGGVGTGSGGLIPGGAGTGLGGAGYGPGRTGYGPGGAGTGSGGPGTGLGTGPGGYDANAKARKYGMLSGALGGPGGTGTGYGPGGAGYGPGGFGPGGAGTGYGPGGTGTGYGPGGGVVPGGTGTGYGPAGGVVPGGTGTGYGPGGVGPGGAGTGYGPGGAGTGYGPAGGVVPGGAGTGYGPAGGVVPGGAGTGYGPAGGVVPGGAGTGYGPAGGVVPGGAGTGYGPGGGVVPGGAGTGYGPAGGVVPGGAGTGYGPGGYAGAKARKYGLPGGAGGALGTGGLGLGVGGGVPGRGAQTTGGGPGAGLGTGGGPGTGVVTGGGPGGFGPGGAGGYPGGSLIYGLPGGGGAPGSGLDARFGGPAAGGYGPGTGGALGTGRTGYGPGGYGPGGYGTLPGAGYGPGGGYGTGPGAGYGTGYGPGSKAAKYGYGTAGSKAPKYVQPGGVTPGGAAGTGVGGAAGTGVGGAAGTGVGGAATGNGTGVSANGTGTSGGARTTSGPSGGPGGERGAGGTPSPTPEGDGATGSVIEGSGSTGEGGVAGRPVDGGARDGLSGTGIPIIGAKPAINGTDVPGSVDDLSRGTLPGAKPLKPPGVPRGDTPGEGDGEGGPDGERDGSRGTGIGVGGGPTSVGGAGGVSGSGTGVGPSNATGGVGGTLKPLKADGTAAGGGPGGVSTVIGVRGGPTGVGAASGGVGGGPGGAGLVPGVGAGTLKPGKSYGAGGAGVLPGGGLRYPVGAGVGTGKASKAYGALGGGGQVGPGGYGVGPGGYGAGPGGYGAGPGGYGAGPGGYGAGPGGYGGRGIGGVGGPGGTGTLGVGIGPGSVGAGAGGGVGPGGVGGGLGGYGGGVGPGGSRYGTGSALGTGSGKPPKSYGIRPDGTRVGPSGYGTGPGFGPGAGSYGPGSSVPGGYGPGGVGTGPGGYGPGGVGTGPGGVGTGPGGYGPGGVGTGPGGVGTGPGGVGTGPGGYGPGGVGTGPGGYGPGGVGTGPGGVGTGPGSYGAGGSGGIPGVYTAGGQGLGKARKPSKSGTLLGGTGTGPGRYGPGGFGPGGTGTGTGGFGPGGTGTGGYGPGGTGTGTGFRPGGTGTGGAGAGTGFGPGGTGTGFGPGGAGTGTGFGPGGAGTGTGFGPGGVGTGTGFGPGGAGTGTGFGPGGAGTGTGFGPGGAGTGTGFGPGGASTGTGFGPGGAGIGTGFGPGGAGTGTGGQGLGKRKPAKSGYGGAGYGTAGVLGGGAGVGPGGTGTGPYGYGPGGAGPGGAGTGGYGPGRAGPGGYGPGGAGIGGYGPGGAGTGGYGPGGYGPGGAGPGGYGPGGAGPGGYGPVSTGTGQGGVGFGPSGQAIGSRKPSKSGYGSQLGGSSYGPGVGGGRIPSAGTGSVAGGGTGIGGAGGPAGAGQGAGGVGSVPAGGVGPGYVGGAGGGYSGYTGAGQKSKAQKAAKYAAMQALLGSSGYRGASCQGSYCGRRRK